Proteins from a single region of Psychrobacter cryohalolentis K5:
- a CDS encoding dienelactone hydrolase family protein produces MTFTSTSIKSSKRYGEKLLYSASVGLTALLLSQTAAAISTKNVTYTVDNQPYEGYYAKADKPNAPFILLIHDWDGLTDYERKRADMLASEGYNVLAADMFGQSIRPTTIEDNKRLTGALYDDRSKMRRLLQGALNAGQAQGNDARTGVTMGYCFGGTVALELARSGFPQKAFVPFHGAFDTPIGQSYDKTTGEILVFHGSADESVSLESFATLGKTLEAAKVPHEMLTYSGAPHAFSVFGSDRYDARADERSWKRYLDFLAEAYK; encoded by the coding sequence ATGACATTCACATCCACTTCTATTAAATCATCTAAGCGCTACGGCGAAAAGTTATTGTACAGCGCCTCTGTAGGCTTAACAGCACTACTACTTAGCCAAACAGCGGCAGCGATTAGCACTAAAAATGTCACTTATACGGTAGATAATCAACCCTATGAGGGCTATTACGCCAAAGCAGATAAACCCAATGCGCCATTTATATTACTGATTCATGATTGGGATGGGCTCACCGATTATGAGCGCAAGCGCGCTGATATGTTGGCAAGTGAAGGCTATAACGTACTGGCTGCTGATATGTTTGGGCAAAGTATCCGCCCGACAACTATTGAAGACAATAAACGCCTAACTGGTGCACTATATGACGATCGCAGCAAAATGCGCCGCCTACTTCAAGGCGCATTGAACGCCGGTCAAGCGCAAGGCAATGATGCACGCACAGGCGTGACGATGGGCTATTGTTTTGGCGGTACAGTTGCTTTAGAGTTAGCACGCTCAGGATTCCCACAGAAAGCGTTTGTCCCTTTCCATGGTGCCTTTGACACCCCAATAGGTCAAAGTTATGATAAAACGACTGGCGAGATATTGGTATTTCATGGCTCTGCGGATGAATCCGTCTCCCTTGAAAGCTTTGCCACTTTGGGTAAGACGTTAGAAGCGGCAAAAGTGCCACATGAGATGCTAACCTATAGTGGTGCGCCACATGCCTTTAGTGTGTTCGGAAGCGATAGATATGATGCCCGTGCTGATGAGCGTTCTTGGAAACGTTATTTAGATTTT